The nucleotide window GACAGCACTTACCTTACCCTGACCACCCCACTGGTAAACATCTGTGTGACACAAacagtacatgtacatgtaGCTGTAACATATATGATATTAGTGATCTGAGTATAAGTAGCTTTCTAACTAAAAGGAGCGGCACTGTGGATAGCATTAGCCGTaagtttggatgtgggtttgaatttggctcagcctgtgtggagttggcatgttctccctgggtctCCTCCACATGCTCCTGTCTCCTCCCAGagtgcaaagacatgtgtttcaagagagctcccacacacacacacttgtcatctgaactgcttgtcccacatggggtcacggggagccagagcctaacccagcaacacagggtgcaaggctggagggggaggggacacacccaggacaggacatcagtccatcacaaggcaccccaaggaagactcaaaccccagacccgccagagagcaggacctggtcaaatccactgcaccaccacacccccctacatGGTAACCCATGTTTTCACAATAGACTCAACACCACGTGACCCTGAATGAGGACAAAAAGTTATTGATAACTCACAAAAAGAATCATAAAGAAAACATCCACATACTGGAAGCAGTTACCTCGTAATacaacagactctgcgcaactacttgtccaggccatagtgacatcccatctggactattgCAGCTCTGTCCTGTCTGGCCTCCcggctactgccatcaaatctctgcagctgatacagaatgctgctgcacaagttgtgtttgacctgccgaagcattcccacgtatcttTCCTCCTCATCTCTTTGCATTGacttcccatagctgcctggatcaaattccaGACcatggttatggcctacaaatgcatcaatggaactgctcccagctatctaccgGACtcgatcattcgctacaccccaacgagactgctacgctcttccacatctgtccgcttgttggtcccacacacaaaaggtaagaATGGAGACTCCcgattctggctccgttgcggtggaacgacctccccctctcactcagaactgctgaatctctgtccacatttaaaaacggtCTTAAAACTcttctcttccggactcacttcgcccacaACCCAAGTACATGtaaggcgtaaatgttcatgcactataatttTAAGATCAAAGTTCACATGACTGTCACTGCGTGTAACTGCGGCGATGAATTCATTGTGGGACGAGTCGTTATGCATCATGGACGGATCTTAGGGGCAGAAATTCCATCAGGGCGACACTCGCAGCTCACACTTGAGGATGGAGTGAGTGTTTTCCTCACTTCTCATCAGATCGGTCCTTTCCGATTCTTCGACCTccgtcactcactcacacacacacacacacacacacacacacacacacacacacaggcacgcacgcacgcacgcacacgggGGGGAGGTGGGGACAGTCTCTGAATATGAATATGCGCACTAGGGTCATAGGCATACTGGACAGGTGGGTCCAGGCCAGGAAGACGTAGCAGGGTAAGTGTGCAGTAAACGCGGTAAGTTCGCTCCCTCCATATACTGTCCCACACACTGTCTGGCGGCTGTAAGTAGTGGAAGTAAAGTGATCCAGGAAGTAATAACACAAGATGAGCCACGACTCACGACGTTCGTTCGCAGAGAAAAGGCGCGTTTTATTATAGCGAAACAACAAggtgcggcggcggcggggcgACGAGCCGTTTTCAAATCACTGAGCTCCTCTCTCCAGCAGCGCTCGCAACTTTTTCATGGAATAGCGGGATCTGTCTTGAGTCCAAACAAGCCTTCGAGCGCAGAAATTATAGAAGCGGAAGTGTGGAAGTTCGTATTTAAACGCGCGTTTTCCGACGCGCAAattgagcgcgcgcgcgcgcgcaccttCGGGCAACATCTCGAGACCGATCGTTGTTGCGAAGCCAGGTAATATGACCTAAATTTAGGCTAAAATAGAATTACAACTAGGTCCAAAGCTACATCATTAATTCGTTTATCATGAggaatgggatttaaaactactttaacaataataataatttcttcttcttcttattattattattattgcttttgttgttgctattattattactattattattaatttacaaaaataataattttaccattatttccccatttatacaactgggaaattgaactacccacctgtataaatgcggaaataactgcaaaattaataccgtaacattttgcacttttgccATAAGCAGTGTACAGtatcagtgtaagttaccttggtcattaaggtgtgtgggctggtaacactacatagagttcattggaagtcgctttggagaaaagtgtctgctaaataaataaatgtaaatactaagCACTAACCTACACACATCTGCGCTGTATTCGCAGAACATGGAAGGTGTATTcagcaagaaaatattttagaaaagaGTATACATACTAGTATATATTGTATTGTCCCTGCAGGATTTTGTGATGTGTATCCATACACTGTCCTTTTTGTGTATTCTGTATTTTGTGTATTGGATCCATATATTCTACATCATTTTCATGTGATATGGACTCCTTTTTTTGACTGGGCAGCAATGAACTCTACTTTTACATTACTACTTTTTTCTTAAGTTTTCACAATTGATTCTTCTCCAAAATGCCTTTATGTTAGAAATCAAGCTCTCACGGTCAAGTTTTTGAATTTGGTGTTCTGAAGGCTTCGGTTAAGGTGTTGAtggtttcctttctttttcttttttttttttcgaagaGACACCATGAACAGCTCAATGAATGTCACAGTGGCTTCCGGTAATGAAAAGAACCCGTGCTCAGGAAGTTTGCATGATGTGGCACTTGCCATATACTTCGTGGCATTCCTCCTGGGACCTTTCGGAAATGGGATGGTTATCTACGTGACGGGGTTTAAGATGAAGAGGACTGTTAACGTGATCTGGTTTCTAAATCTTGCCGTGGCTGACTTCCTCTTCACTGCCTTCTTGTTTTTCACCATTTTCTACATGATCAGAGGCTGTCACTGGCCCTTTGGTGACTTCATGTGCAAGCTCAACATTCTGGTGGCGGTGCTGAATATGTTTGCTAGCATCTTCCTCTTAGTGGCCATCAGTATTGACCGATGCCTGTTGATGTGGATGGTGGTGTGGGCACAAAACAAGCGTACCACACGCAAGGCTGTAGTCATCTGTGTGGTCATCTGGTTGGCTGCTCTGGGGTGCAGCATTCCCTATAGCGTTTCCAGAGAAGCCTTTCGGTATAGGAACATAACCGTGTGCGGTGCTCCTCGCATCTCTCAAACTATGCACCGAGATCTTGTTATTTTTCGAAGTGTTGTGGGTTTCCTCATCCCTTTCCTGATCATCCTGGGATCCTACACAGCCATCGGCAAGAGAATTTTATCTCTCAAGGGAAAGAAGACCTTCAGACCCT belongs to Scleropages formosus chromosome 18, fSclFor1.1, whole genome shotgun sequence and includes:
- the LOC108930314 gene encoding chemokine-like receptor 1, whose protein sequence is MNSSMNVTVASGNEKNPCSGSLHDVALAIYFVAFLLGPFGNGMVIYVTGFKMKRTVNVIWFLNLAVADFLFTAFLFFTIFYMIRGCHWPFGDFMCKLNILVAVLNMFASIFLLVAISIDRCLLMWMVVWAQNKRTTRKAVVICVVIWLAALGCSIPYSVSREAFRYRNITVCGAPRISQTMHRDLVIFRSVVGFLIPFLIILGSYTAIGKRILSLKGKKTFRPFRIILAVILAFFLCWLPFHIFQYLELLCMTSSPTLCHASRIGGSLSTSLAFLNSCLNPILYVFMCEDFQQKFRQSILSVLENAFTEDQLVCAGRPSHEKPLDSDQRKETDLFLMSSRQNSSTDNLK